DNA sequence from the Malus sylvestris chromosome 10, drMalSylv7.2, whole genome shotgun sequence genome:
aaatttcttttgtaaaaaaaaaatagaaaagacaAACTGGCCACTACGGTTTGGTCAATTCGGCCAACTGAGGCCCACATTGACATGGTCCTAGtaagaaaaacatatataatttagcgaaaacaaagaaagaatccAACCAGCCAGCAAGGCTGACTACTGGTTTAATTCTGGGTATATTTATGGAGGGAGTGACCCCAAATCCCTTGTTTTGAATTCTGAAGGGATGGTTCAAGTGAGACGTCTGCAGTTAAACATACATACACGTACGACCAAGTATTACTTGTTAATTAAGTCATGAATATTAGAGATCAAGTGAGGattatttgatgaaatagaaccATAAATTTGTctccaaattaaaattaaaattaaaaattattgttACCTTGAGATTCAGAGACGAACTTTTAGAAGGCTTCCCATGGTGCAGGTACTAATGAGTGAGATCATATGCTGTGTATCCCAACACGCCCCCACCAAACAAAGCAGGAGCAACTGATGGAGGGAATAAAACCCTAAACAGACAGAATCGAGAACTAGCAGAACATGTAGATTGATATATCAGAAGCAGCGTATTATACATAcatttatatatgtgtgtgtgtgtgtgtgtgttaagtTGAGGACCTGATGAGGTAGTGAAAATGTACGTAACATACCAGAAGGCTTAAAATTAACAGCGGCAGCTTCAGGAGGAAAAACAAGTCGCATTGCATCCATAGGGTGCATGTGGTGGTATCCATGCAGAAGATAATGCATCGTGTTTCCCCTACAAAAAGTGATTAGAAAAAGCAGTTCACTGCATCCATATCAACTACACGATTTATGAAGGCCCACTGCTAGAAATTTGGCTAACAGCCACTTTTTTTATTGGTGTCTATTGTTAAGTGTGGACACTCACATTGGTGGTAAACCTCAATGACCACTAAGCAGCCACTAAACTAGAGAACATGTCCTATATAGAGGACTCTATTGTAACAATGGCTACCAATATTGCATTGGTGTGTATGTGAACAGTAcaacatttttatattttataattatttctaAAATTCAAAATATCTCATTGTCCCTCTTATTAGTGGCTAGATTTGAGACTAACATTGGTGCTTTTCATACTCGTACACACACCAATCATATGTGTCTATATTAGGAGCAGTGGCTTTTAAGATATAGGCACCAAAGTTGGTGTGAATCTACAGCATTCCAAATGGCCAATATGTTCAAATTGTATTACATGC
Encoded proteins:
- the LOC126586777 gene encoding uncharacterized protein LOC126586777 isoform X3 encodes the protein MSVMRPELVMKSTVPVVMVGLLGGMKVEADKDESSTYAVMLASDVPQRWETRCIIFCMDTTTCTLWMQCDLFFLLKLPLLILSLLGFIPSISCSCFVWWGRVGIHSI